One genomic window of Cystobacter fuscus DSM 2262 includes the following:
- the xylB gene encoding xylulokinase → MYLGIDVGTSSVKAVLVDGHERIVASASAALEVTRPHPGWSEQEPDAWIRALEHVLDELSATHREALAAVEGMGLSGQMHGAVLLAADDKPLRPAILWNDGRSEAECRLLEERCPRSRELSGNLAMPGFTAPKLLWVAEHEPDVFARTRKVLLPKDYLRLFLIGDHVSEMSDAAGTLWLDVAKRDWSDALLSATGLTREHMPRLVEGSESSGRLRPELARRWGMNRAPVVAGGGGDNAASAVGIGAVKPGTAFVSLGTSGVLFVSNARFSPNTEGAVHAFCHAVPRTWHQMGVILSAAASLEWLSALLGEPAPALIAAVGERVRAPSPVKFLPYLSGERTPHNDAGARGAFVGLAHGDGREALTQAVMEGVAYAVADCMRVLADAGTRVERASAVGGGSRSPLWLKILASVLDRPLDVHAEGDFGGAFGAARLGRLAATGEDPFVLAVPPPVARVVEPDAALVPRYAEEYARWRRLYPALRQDR, encoded by the coding sequence ATGTACCTGGGCATCGACGTGGGGACGTCATCCGTGAAGGCCGTGCTCGTGGACGGACACGAGCGCATCGTCGCCAGCGCCAGCGCGGCCCTGGAGGTCACCCGGCCGCATCCCGGCTGGTCCGAGCAGGAGCCGGACGCGTGGATTCGTGCCCTGGAGCACGTGCTGGACGAGCTGTCCGCCACGCACCGGGAAGCCCTGGCGGCCGTCGAGGGGATGGGGCTGTCAGGACAGATGCACGGCGCGGTGCTGCTCGCAGCGGATGACAAGCCGCTGCGTCCGGCCATCCTCTGGAACGACGGGCGCTCGGAGGCCGAGTGCCGCCTGCTGGAGGAGCGCTGTCCGCGCTCGCGCGAGCTGTCCGGCAACCTCGCCATGCCGGGCTTCACCGCGCCGAAGCTGCTCTGGGTCGCCGAGCACGAGCCGGACGTGTTCGCGAGGACGCGCAAGGTGCTGCTGCCCAAGGACTACCTGCGGTTGTTCCTCATCGGCGACCACGTCTCCGAGATGTCGGATGCGGCGGGAACGCTGTGGCTCGACGTGGCGAAGCGGGACTGGTCCGACGCGCTGCTCTCGGCCACGGGGCTCACGCGCGAGCACATGCCGCGCCTGGTGGAGGGCTCGGAGTCCTCAGGCCGGCTGCGGCCCGAGCTCGCGCGGCGCTGGGGGATGAACCGCGCGCCGGTGGTGGCGGGAGGGGGAGGGGACAACGCGGCGAGCGCGGTGGGGATTGGAGCGGTGAAGCCCGGGACGGCGTTCGTGTCGCTGGGCACCTCGGGGGTGCTGTTCGTCTCCAACGCGCGCTTCTCTCCGAACACCGAGGGCGCGGTGCATGCGTTCTGCCACGCGGTGCCCCGCACGTGGCACCAGATGGGCGTCATCCTGTCCGCCGCGGCGAGCCTGGAGTGGTTGTCGGCGCTGCTGGGCGAGCCGGCCCCCGCGCTCATCGCCGCGGTGGGCGAGCGCGTGCGGGCGCCGTCGCCGGTGAAGTTCCTTCCCTATCTGTCGGGGGAGCGCACGCCGCACAATGACGCCGGAGCGCGCGGGGCCTTCGTGGGACTGGCGCACGGGGACGGACGCGAGGCGCTGACACAAGCGGTGATGGAGGGCGTGGCGTATGCCGTCGCGGACTGCATGCGGGTGCTGGCCGACGCGGGGACGCGGGTGGAGCGGGCATCGGCGGTGGGTGGGGGCTCGCGCTCACCGCTCTGGTTGAAGATCCTCGCGAGTGTGCTCGACCGGCCGCTGGATGTGCATGCCGAGGGGGACTTCGGAGGCGCGTTCGGCGCGGCGCGGCTGGGACGGCTCGCGGCGACGGGGGAGGATCCGTTCGTGCTCGCCGTGCCGCCGCCGGTGGCCCGGGTGGTGGAACCCGACGCCGCGCTCGTTCCCCGCTATGCCGAGGAGTACGCGCGCTGGCGCCGCCTCTATCCTGCGCTTCGGCAGGATCGTTAA
- a CDS encoding carbohydrate ABC transporter permease encodes MPALKQRRQIADTVRAICSWLIALIIFFPIFWMVITSFKTELGAFSMPPEFFFKPTLENYREIMEANDYLHFAWNSLVTSGGATLVGMLLAVPAAYSFAFHPTRRTQGILTWMLSTKMLPAVGVLVPIYLMARDLGLLDTRLVLVIIFALVNLPIMVWMIYTYFRDVPRDILEAARMDGATLFQEMFRVLLPVSRGGLASTALLSLILNWNEAFWSINLTTTQASPLSALVASFSSPQGLFWAKLSAISTLACAPIVLLGWGSQKQLVRGLTFGAVK; translated from the coding sequence ATGCCCGCCCTGAAACAACGCCGACAGATCGCCGACACGGTGCGCGCCATCTGCTCCTGGCTCATCGCCCTGATCATCTTCTTCCCCATCTTCTGGATGGTCATCACCAGCTTCAAGACGGAGCTGGGCGCCTTCTCCATGCCCCCCGAGTTCTTCTTCAAGCCCACGCTGGAGAACTACCGGGAGATCATGGAGGCCAACGACTACCTGCACTTCGCCTGGAACTCGCTCGTCACCAGCGGTGGCGCCACCCTCGTGGGCATGCTGCTGGCGGTGCCCGCGGCGTACTCCTTCGCCTTCCACCCCACCAGGCGCACCCAGGGCATCCTGACGTGGATGCTGTCCACCAAGATGCTGCCCGCGGTGGGCGTGCTCGTGCCCATCTACCTGATGGCGCGCGACCTGGGCCTGCTCGACACGCGCCTGGTGCTCGTCATCATCTTCGCGCTCGTCAACCTGCCCATCATGGTGTGGATGATCTACACCTACTTCCGCGACGTGCCCCGGGACATCCTCGAGGCGGCGCGCATGGACGGCGCCACGCTCTTCCAGGAGATGTTCCGCGTGCTGCTGCCGGTGAGCCGCGGGGGCCTGGCGTCCACGGCGCTCCTGTCGCTCATCCTCAACTGGAACGAGGCCTTCTGGTCCATCAACCTCACCACCACCCAGGCCTCGCCGCTCAGCGCCCTGGTGGCCTCGTTCTCCAGTCCGCAGGGCCTGTTCTGGGCCAAGCTGTCCGCCATCTCCACGCTCGCGTGCGCTCCCATCGTGTTGCTCGGCTGGGGCTCGCAGAAACAACTCGTCCGCGGCCTGACCTTCGGCGCCGTCAAGTAA
- a CDS encoding AAA family ATPase, producing MAGKTKPEMQPRSSGPPRIEYLRVENYRALKAVEFKDVTPLTALLGPNGSGKSTVFDVFNFLSECFQFGLRHAWDRRGRARELKTRGQDGPVVIEIKYRERPGLPIITYHLALDEGSKGPFVVEEWLQWKRGSYGAPFRFLDYKNGQGYAISGELPDEKEQRKETPLRSPDLIAVNTLGQFAAHPRVAALREFITDWYVSYLSIDDTRGQPEAGPQERLSKTGDNLPNVIQYLKEQHPRQLDQIFAILQRRVPRLEKVLAEPMPDGRLLLQIKDAPFERPVLSRFASDGTLKLLAYLTVLHDPAPPQFVGIEEPENFLHPRLLPELAEECRAATERSQLLVTTHSPFFLNALKPEEVRVLYRNEQGYSQAIRASDIQGVPQFVEAGASMGHLWLEGRFGVGDPLVNAGAPRKKGGRG from the coding sequence ATGGCTGGCAAGACCAAACCCGAAATGCAGCCCCGGTCTAGTGGGCCGCCTCGCATCGAGTACCTGCGGGTCGAGAACTACCGCGCCCTCAAGGCTGTTGAGTTCAAGGATGTCACTCCACTCACCGCCCTCCTTGGGCCAAACGGCAGCGGCAAGTCGACCGTCTTTGATGTCTTCAATTTCCTCTCCGAGTGTTTCCAATTCGGGTTGCGCCACGCATGGGATCGCCGTGGACGTGCCAGGGAGTTGAAGACGCGCGGGCAGGACGGCCCGGTGGTCATCGAAATCAAGTACAGGGAGCGTCCTGGGCTCCCCATCATCACCTACCACCTGGCGCTTGATGAAGGATCCAAGGGTCCGTTCGTTGTCGAGGAGTGGCTGCAATGGAAACGAGGGTCCTATGGTGCTCCCTTTCGTTTTCTCGATTACAAGAATGGGCAGGGTTACGCCATCAGCGGCGAGCTTCCTGATGAGAAGGAGCAACGCAAGGAGACACCGCTACGGTCGCCCGACCTGATCGCCGTCAACACGCTGGGTCAGTTCGCCGCGCATCCACGGGTCGCCGCGCTCCGCGAGTTCATCACCGATTGGTACGTCTCCTACCTGTCGATCGACGATACTCGTGGACAACCCGAAGCTGGGCCCCAGGAGCGCCTCAGCAAGACTGGCGATAACCTTCCGAACGTCATCCAGTACCTCAAGGAGCAACATCCGCGTCAGTTGGATCAGATCTTCGCGATTCTCCAACGCCGGGTGCCACGCCTCGAAAAGGTATTGGCGGAACCCATGCCGGATGGTCGCCTGCTTCTGCAAATAAAAGATGCGCCGTTCGAGCGCCCGGTGTTGTCGCGCTTCGCTTCGGATGGAACGCTCAAGCTACTCGCCTACCTCACGGTATTGCATGATCCCGCGCCTCCCCAGTTCGTGGGCATCGAGGAGCCCGAGAACTTCCTGCATCCGCGCCTTCTGCCCGAACTCGCGGAGGAGTGCAGAGCCGCGACCGAGCGTTCGCAACTCCTGGTGACCACTCATTCGCCGTTCTTCCTCAACGCCTTGAAGCCGGAGGAGGTCCGTGTCCTCTACCGCAATGAGCAGGGTTATTCCCAGGCCATTCGGGCGTCAGACATCCAAGGGGTGCCCCAGTTTGTCGAGGCTGGTGCGTCCATGGGTCATCTATGGCTCGAGGGCAGGTTTGGTGTCGGCGATCCCCTGGTAAACGCGGGAGCCCCGCGGAAAAAGGGGGGACGGGGATGA
- a CDS encoding carbohydrate kinase family protein: MTRLIAFGEALVDMLSSRLGASTEKETFTPYAGGAPANVAVACARLGVPSLFVGMLGQDQFGDFILAELASHGVDVRHVERTRAAKTALAFVSRDASGDRRFDFYRPPSADLLYRPEHLPANLFDASSILHLCSNTLTEEAITATTFAVADEAAKAGALISVDANIRANLWPEHRVDTARVTALLDRAQLIKLAREELELLRGDEPEERWLQARLAAGAALVIITDGGEPVTAVTARTRLQVTPPKVQVVDTTAAGDAFIGGFLSTVVDARLNRKTLAAWASDTALVRQALEFASRCGSFTVTRPGSYAALPRREDLAALRS; this comes from the coding sequence ATGACGCGCCTCATCGCCTTCGGAGAAGCCCTGGTGGACATGCTGTCCAGCCGCCTGGGCGCCTCCACCGAGAAGGAGACCTTCACGCCGTACGCCGGAGGAGCCCCCGCCAACGTGGCCGTGGCCTGCGCGCGGCTGGGCGTGCCGAGCCTCTTCGTCGGCATGCTGGGCCAGGATCAGTTCGGCGACTTCATCCTCGCGGAGCTGGCCTCGCACGGCGTGGACGTGCGCCACGTCGAGCGCACCCGCGCGGCCAAGACGGCCCTGGCCTTCGTGTCCCGGGATGCCTCGGGGGACCGCCGCTTCGACTTCTACCGACCTCCCTCGGCGGACCTGCTGTACCGGCCCGAGCACCTGCCCGCGAACCTGTTCGACGCCTCGTCCATCCTGCACCTGTGCTCGAACACGCTGACGGAAGAGGCCATCACCGCCACGACCTTCGCGGTGGCGGATGAGGCCGCGAAGGCGGGAGCGCTGATCAGCGTGGACGCCAACATCCGCGCCAACCTGTGGCCGGAGCACCGCGTGGACACCGCCCGGGTCACCGCGCTGCTCGACCGGGCGCAGCTGATCAAACTGGCACGCGAGGAGCTGGAGTTGCTGCGGGGGGACGAGCCCGAGGAGCGCTGGCTCCAGGCCCGTCTGGCCGCCGGGGCCGCGCTGGTCATCATCACCGATGGAGGCGAGCCGGTGACGGCGGTGACGGCGCGCACGCGCCTCCAGGTGACGCCGCCCAAGGTCCAGGTCGTCGACACCACGGCGGCCGGGGATGCCTTCATCGGCGGGTTTCTCTCGACGGTGGTGGATGCGCGGCTCAACCGGAAGACCCTGGCGGCCTGGGCTTCCGATACGGCGCTCGTGCGGCAGGCGCTGGAGTTCGCGAGCCGGTGCGGTTCGTTCACCGTCACCCGGCCGGGCTCCTACGCCGCGCTGCCCAGGCGTGAGGACCTGGCGGCCCTGCGCTCCTGA
- a CDS encoding type VI immunity family protein: MVRFAFYLPHDHPEIAEGVSHAVEAYMRGVGQGPKTICHAFTNDDEGDALTEARWNYVRRLLSPDRPFRFIEELPEDIADRMEKRGYATRVLLDGGLRSRNGYEFHYQARIPWRTPSLDTVSLLFATLPTEYLHEHGPTKVRELALEMASQLRFASGHVGFALRLYWPLRRADESIRAELARHPGIDLRPAWFEEQHLGERVDGVHWLNFLGQPVLGEAGGAELLRSRLQSADATVHELDENRVMVSLGQGPEAGDLASGHDLPTYREFARVLEPWLEPLPLTDATGEQGNLHDAMGFTQEEVRRWSRRFLD, from the coding sequence GTGGTCCGCTTCGCCTTCTATCTTCCGCATGATCACCCCGAGATCGCGGAAGGGGTGAGCCACGCTGTCGAAGCCTACATGCGCGGGGTGGGACAGGGTCCCAAGACCATCTGCCATGCCTTCACCAATGACGACGAAGGCGATGCCTTGACCGAGGCGCGATGGAACTATGTTCGTCGGCTTCTCTCGCCCGACCGTCCGTTCCGGTTCATTGAAGAACTTCCCGAAGACATCGCCGATCGGATGGAGAAGCGGGGTTATGCGACGCGAGTGCTCCTGGATGGAGGTCTTCGCAGCCGCAACGGCTATGAATTCCATTATCAGGCTCGAATTCCCTGGCGCACGCCTTCGTTGGATACAGTGAGCCTCCTGTTCGCGACGCTCCCCACCGAATACCTGCATGAGCATGGGCCAACGAAGGTGCGAGAGCTTGCCCTGGAGATGGCTTCCCAGCTTCGATTCGCCTCGGGTCATGTTGGATTCGCGCTCCGCTTGTATTGGCCCTTGCGCCGTGCGGATGAGTCCATCCGTGCTGAACTCGCCCGTCATCCGGGCATTGACTTACGGCCCGCCTGGTTCGAGGAGCAGCACCTGGGGGAACGAGTCGATGGCGTCCATTGGCTCAACTTTCTCGGCCAGCCTGTACTCGGCGAAGCCGGTGGGGCTGAGCTGTTACGTTCGCGCTTGCAATCCGCTGATGCGACGGTGCACGAATTGGACGAGAATCGCGTCATGGTCTCTCTGGGACAAGGGCCCGAGGCTGGAGACCTTGCCTCGGGACACGATCTGCCAACGTACCGAGAATTCGCACGGGTGCTCGAACCCTGGTTGGAACCACTCCCCTTGACTGATGCGACTGGGGAGCAGGGGAACCTCCATGACGCCATGGGTTTTACCCAGGAGGAGGTCCGGAGGTGGTCACGGCGCTTCCTGGATTGA
- a CDS encoding DUF4276 family protein has translation MNVEHVEVFVEEPSMEALLRLVLPRMLGDTSFEVYPHQCKDELLMRLPERLRGYASWLPETWRIVVVVDRDDDDCVALKRKLDRLALEAGLPTRSAPKQKGYAVVNRVAIEELEAWYFGDWDAVRAAYPRVKPTIPSQARYRDPDGIAGGTWEAFEHVLKNAGYFKTGLRKIEVARAVGEHMVPSRNLSRSFQSLRIALSEMAFANSGAP, from the coding sequence ATGAACGTCGAACATGTAGAGGTGTTTGTTGAGGAGCCCTCCATGGAGGCATTACTCCGGCTTGTCTTGCCGCGAATGCTCGGCGACACCTCATTCGAGGTCTATCCTCACCAGTGCAAGGATGAATTGCTGATGCGACTCCCGGAGCGCCTGCGGGGTTACGCGAGCTGGCTTCCGGAGACGTGGCGTATCGTGGTGGTGGTGGACCGCGATGATGACGACTGCGTTGCGCTCAAGCGTAAGCTTGATCGTCTTGCCTTGGAAGCTGGCCTCCCCACGAGGTCAGCACCCAAACAAAAGGGCTACGCTGTTGTCAATCGAGTGGCGATCGAGGAACTCGAGGCCTGGTACTTCGGCGACTGGGATGCGGTTCGAGCCGCCTATCCTCGGGTAAAGCCAACCATTCCATCCCAAGCCAGATACCGCGATCCCGATGGCATCGCGGGCGGTACTTGGGAGGCCTTTGAGCATGTGCTCAAGAACGCGGGCTATTTCAAGACCGGGCTGCGGAAGATAGAGGTGGCCCGAGCGGTCGGCGAGCACATGGTTCCTTCTCGGAATCTGTCTCGGAGCTTCCAGTCTCTACGGATCGCGCTCAGCGAAATGGCATTCGCCAACTCGGGTGCGCCCTGA
- a CDS encoding ABC transporter ATP-binding protein — protein MAQLEIKSLTKSFGDTRVIKGVDLRVEDRDFCVFLGPSGCGKSTLLRLIAGLESVTSGQILLDGQDITEAPSAKRNLAMVFQSYALYPHMSIRQNMSFALDLAKVDKKVINEKVTRAARILELEPLLDRKPAALSGGQRQRVAIGRAIVREPRIFLFDEPLSNLDAALRMQMRLELARLHQDLKATMIYVTHDQVEAMTLANKVVIFNGGHIEQSGPPQELYRRPVNKFVASFLGMPQMVFLDATLEGGVLKLVNGGEIPVPTGLPALAAGTRVTVGVRPEQMSLAEPGRGQLQGRVQMIERLGSDAYAYLALPSGGRLTVRCEGDVGAIEGTDVSAQLNPERVHVFDANGVAIHHPTFR, from the coding sequence ATGGCACAACTCGAAATCAAATCCCTCACCAAGTCCTTCGGTGACACCCGCGTCATCAAGGGCGTGGACCTGCGCGTCGAGGACCGCGACTTCTGCGTCTTCCTGGGCCCCTCCGGCTGCGGCAAGTCCACGCTCCTGCGCCTCATCGCCGGCCTGGAGTCCGTCACCTCGGGACAGATTCTCCTCGACGGGCAGGACATCACCGAGGCGCCCTCCGCCAAGCGCAACCTCGCGATGGTGTTCCAGTCCTACGCGCTCTACCCCCACATGAGCATCCGCCAGAACATGTCCTTCGCCCTGGACCTGGCCAAGGTGGACAAGAAGGTCATCAACGAGAAGGTGACGCGCGCCGCGCGCATCCTGGAGCTCGAGCCGCTGTTGGATCGCAAGCCGGCGGCGCTCTCGGGTGGACAGCGCCAGCGCGTGGCCATCGGCCGCGCCATCGTGCGCGAGCCGCGCATCTTCCTGTTCGACGAGCCCCTGTCCAACCTGGACGCGGCGCTGCGCATGCAGATGCGCCTGGAGCTCGCCCGGCTGCACCAGGATCTCAAGGCGACGATGATCTACGTCACCCACGATCAGGTGGAGGCGATGACGCTCGCCAACAAGGTCGTCATCTTCAACGGCGGCCACATCGAGCAGAGCGGCCCGCCGCAGGAGCTCTATCGCCGCCCGGTGAACAAGTTCGTCGCCAGCTTCCTCGGCATGCCGCAGATGGTCTTCCTGGACGCCACGCTCGAGGGCGGCGTGCTCAAGCTGGTGAACGGGGGCGAGATTCCCGTGCCCACGGGCCTGCCGGCGCTCGCCGCGGGCACCCGGGTCACGGTGGGCGTGCGGCCCGAGCAGATGTCACTCGCCGAGCCCGGACGCGGCCAGTTGCAGGGGCGCGTGCAGATGATCGAGCGGCTGGGCAGCGACGCCTATGCGTACCTCGCCCTGCCCTCCGGCGGCCGGCTCACGGTGCGCTGCGAGGGCGACGTGGGCGCCATCGAGGGCACGGACGTCTCGGCCCAGCTCAACCCCGAGCGCGTCCACGTCTTCGACGCCAACGGCGTCGCCATCCACCATCCCACCTTCCGCTGA
- a CDS encoding carbohydrate ABC transporter permease, translated as MSEAARESRRAGRLTASPAILLLFIWMIVPLAFTVYFSTQNYLLLDPENRGFAGLENFSYFLSSSSFLNSLLITLKLVGSVLVITVVLGVLISVLVDAKFPGQGVVRMLLISPFFIMPTVSALIWKNLLMNPVSGLFAWLFQLVGLTPINWFSDWPLLSIIIIVSWEWLPFAILIFVTSLQSMDQEQKEAAQMDGATPVSIFRYLTLPHLARPIAVVVMVEAIFLLNIFAEIFTTTSGGPGDATTNVPYLVFTQALLEFDVGTASAGGLVAVVLANLVAAALLRVFGKSLTQA; from the coding sequence ATGAGCGAAGCCGCTCGTGAATCCCGACGTGCCGGACGCCTCACGGCGTCACCCGCGATCCTCCTGCTGTTCATCTGGATGATCGTCCCGCTGGCCTTCACGGTGTATTTCTCGACGCAGAACTACCTCCTGCTCGACCCCGAGAACCGGGGTTTCGCGGGCCTGGAGAACTTCTCCTACTTCCTTTCCTCGTCGAGCTTCCTGAACAGCCTGCTCATCACGCTCAAGCTGGTGGGCAGCGTGCTGGTCATCACGGTGGTGCTGGGCGTGCTCATCAGCGTGCTGGTGGACGCGAAGTTCCCGGGTCAGGGCGTGGTGCGCATGCTGCTCATCTCGCCCTTCTTCATCATGCCCACGGTGAGCGCGCTCATCTGGAAGAACCTGCTGATGAACCCGGTGTCGGGGCTGTTCGCGTGGCTGTTCCAGTTGGTGGGCCTCACCCCCATCAACTGGTTCTCCGACTGGCCCCTGTTGTCCATCATCATCATCGTCTCGTGGGAGTGGCTGCCCTTCGCCATCCTCATCTTCGTGACGTCCTTGCAGTCGATGGATCAGGAGCAGAAGGAAGCGGCGCAGATGGACGGCGCGACGCCGGTGTCCATCTTCCGCTACCTCACCCTGCCCCACCTGGCGCGGCCCATCGCCGTGGTCGTCATGGTGGAGGCCATCTTCCTGCTCAACATCTTCGCCGAGATCTTCACCACCACCTCCGGCGGACCGGGGGATGCGACCACCAACGTGCCCTACCTCGTCTTCACCCAGGCCCTGCTCGAGTTCGACGTGGGCACGGCGTCCGCGGGCGGCCTCGTGGCCGTGGTGCTCGCCAATCTGGTCGCCGCCGCGCTCTTGCGCGTGTTCGGCAAATCCCTCACCCAGGCCTAG
- a CDS encoding zinc-dependent alcohol dehydrogenase family protein — protein MNAYEIRGGFGLDKLVRCERPDPQPGPFQVRVRVKATSLNYRDLMMVRGQYNPKQKLPLVPNSDGAGVVDAVGPGVTRVKVGDRVMGLFAQNWLGGEPTRASQAQTLGGPVDGALSDTMLLHEEGAVPTPAYLSDEEAATLPCAAVTAWSALVTQGALKAGDTVLLQGTGGVSLFALQIARMMGARVLLTSSRDDKLERARALGAHEGINYVNTPDWDKAARSLTGGVGVDHVVEVGGAGTLERSLRAVRTGGTVSVIGVLSGGAGAVPVTPILMNNLRVQGTFVGHRQSFEALNRAFTLHGIRPVVDRVFPFAEARAAFEYLQSGAHFGKVVIRVD, from the coding sequence ATGAACGCCTACGAGATTCGCGGTGGATTCGGATTGGACAAGCTGGTGCGCTGTGAGCGGCCGGACCCACAGCCTGGCCCCTTCCAGGTGCGCGTGCGGGTGAAGGCCACGAGCCTCAACTACCGCGACCTGATGATGGTGCGGGGTCAGTACAACCCGAAGCAGAAGCTGCCCCTGGTGCCCAACTCGGACGGAGCCGGCGTGGTGGACGCCGTAGGTCCGGGCGTCACCCGCGTGAAGGTGGGCGATCGGGTGATGGGCCTCTTCGCGCAGAACTGGCTCGGCGGCGAGCCCACGCGCGCCTCACAGGCCCAGACACTCGGGGGGCCCGTGGATGGGGCGCTCTCCGACACGATGCTGCTCCATGAGGAGGGCGCGGTGCCCACGCCCGCGTACCTGTCTGACGAGGAAGCCGCCACGCTGCCGTGCGCGGCCGTCACCGCCTGGAGCGCGCTCGTCACCCAGGGAGCACTGAAGGCCGGAGACACCGTGCTGCTCCAGGGAACCGGAGGCGTCTCGCTCTTCGCGTTGCAGATCGCCCGGATGATGGGCGCGCGGGTGCTGCTCACCTCCAGCCGGGACGACAAGCTGGAGCGCGCCCGGGCCCTGGGTGCCCACGAGGGCATCAACTACGTGAACACGCCCGACTGGGACAAGGCGGCCCGGAGCCTCACCGGAGGCGTGGGCGTGGACCATGTGGTGGAGGTGGGCGGCGCGGGCACGCTGGAGCGCTCGCTGCGCGCCGTGCGCACCGGTGGCACCGTGTCCGTCATCGGCGTGCTCAGCGGCGGCGCGGGCGCGGTGCCCGTCACGCCCATTCTCATGAACAACCTGCGCGTGCAGGGCACCTTCGTCGGCCACCGCCAGTCCTTCGAGGCGCTCAACCGGGCCTTCACCCTGCACGGCATCCGCCCCGTGGTGGACCGCGTCTTCCCCTTCGCCGAGGCCCGCGCCGCCTTCGAGTACCTCCAGAGCGGCGCGCACTTCGGCAAGGTCGTCATCCGCGTGGACTGA
- a CDS encoding mannitol dehydrogenase family protein, giving the protein MHTLDQAHLSSLPASIVRPGHDRTKVRAGIAHIGVGGFHRAHQAIYTDRALARPGQEGWGICGINLLPQDAAMAAAMKKQNGLYTVSEMAPDGSHVSRVVECMVEYLYAPDSPEAVLAKLSHPDIRIVSLTITEGGYLIDEHGRFNLEHPTVAHDLAHPEAPQGAFGYIVGALERRRKAGVKPFTVMSCDNLRHNGAQARRAVAAFARARSPELAEWIEREVGFPNGMVDRITPATDAAAKQKLRELTQVDDAAPVICEDFIQWVLEDDFRDGRPDWHEVGVMFTKDVSPYEEAKIRLLNASHTMLSYPAYLSGLRKVDDALHDKLFFSYLRGFLDHDAGVWLKSLPGLDIESYKDTLLRRFGNRAVGDQLARLCMDGGSKISGFLLPTVHAILENGRPYHRIAFFLAAYDRYLEGKDEKGEAYPINEPNARPLLEKVMASDSPMTLIGLKEVVGTQIPAHQGFVELYLKLRAQIDAQGIVATLQSLDPASKTPPAA; this is encoded by the coding sequence ATGCATACCCTCGATCAGGCTCATCTCTCCTCCCTGCCCGCCTCCATCGTCCGCCCCGGCCATGACCGCACGAAGGTGCGCGCCGGCATCGCCCACATCGGCGTGGGCGGGTTCCACCGCGCGCACCAGGCCATCTACACCGACCGCGCGCTGGCGCGGCCCGGCCAGGAGGGCTGGGGCATCTGCGGCATCAACCTGCTGCCCCAGGACGCCGCCATGGCCGCGGCGATGAAGAAGCAGAACGGGCTGTACACCGTGAGCGAGATGGCGCCGGACGGCTCGCACGTCTCGCGCGTCGTGGAGTGCATGGTCGAGTACCTCTACGCCCCGGACAGCCCCGAGGCGGTGCTGGCGAAGCTGAGCCACCCGGACATCCGCATCGTCTCGCTGACCATCACCGAGGGCGGCTACCTCATCGACGAGCACGGCCGCTTCAACCTGGAGCACCCCACGGTGGCGCATGACCTGGCGCACCCGGAAGCACCCCAGGGCGCGTTCGGCTACATCGTCGGAGCGCTGGAGCGTCGGCGCAAGGCGGGCGTGAAGCCCTTCACCGTCATGTCCTGCGACAACCTGCGCCACAACGGCGCCCAGGCCCGGCGTGCCGTGGCGGCCTTCGCCCGGGCGAGGTCGCCGGAGCTCGCGGAGTGGATCGAGCGCGAGGTGGGCTTCCCCAACGGCATGGTGGACCGCATCACCCCGGCCACGGACGCCGCCGCCAAACAGAAGCTGCGCGAGCTGACCCAGGTGGACGACGCCGCGCCCGTCATCTGCGAGGACTTCATCCAGTGGGTGCTGGAGGATGACTTCCGCGACGGCCGCCCCGACTGGCACGAAGTGGGCGTGATGTTCACGAAGGACGTGTCCCCGTACGAGGAGGCGAAGATCCGCCTGCTCAACGCGTCCCACACGATGCTCTCCTACCCGGCCTACCTGTCGGGCCTGCGCAAGGTGGACGACGCCCTGCACGACAAGCTCTTCTTCAGCTACCTGCGCGGCTTCCTGGATCACGACGCGGGCGTGTGGCTCAAGTCGCTGCCCGGGCTCGACATCGAGTCCTACAAGGACACGCTCCTGCGCCGCTTCGGCAACCGGGCCGTGGGAGATCAGCTCGCGCGCCTGTGCATGGATGGCGGCTCGAAGATCTCCGGCTTCCTGCTGCCCACCGTGCACGCGATCCTCGAGAACGGGCGGCCCTACCACCGCATCGCCTTCTTCCTCGCCGCCTATGATCGCTACCTCGAGGGCAAGGACGAGAAGGGCGAGGCCTATCCCATCAACGAGCCCAACGCGCGCCCCTTGCTCGAGAAGGTGATGGCGAGCGACTCGCCGATGACGCTCATCGGGCTCAAGGAGGTCGTGGGCACGCAGATTCCGGCGCACCAGGGATTCGTCGAGCTGTACCTGAAGCTGCGCGCGCAGATCGACGCCCAGGGCATCGTGGCGACGCTCCAGTCGCTCGATCCCGCGAGCAAGACCCCGCCCGCGGCGTAG